The sequence below is a genomic window from Fusobacterium varium.
TTCTTTTTCATGCTAAAAAAATAATTTCTCAAGTTAATGAGTTAAAATCTTTGTATAAACCTAATACTAATAATCTGCCTATACATTTCAGTATTGCTGCATGTAGAGCTACTTATATTACAATAGCTATCTCAAATTTTATAAATAATTTAAAAAATAAAAAAGGGATGACAGTTAATTTTAATGAGACTAACTCTTTAAATGTTATCAATGAAGTGGCAAATGGAAATGCTGAAATAGGAATTATTCGTTATCAAAATATTCACGAAAATTACTTTGTATCACTTTTAAAAAGTAAAAATCTTATTTTTGAGCCTCTATGGGAATCTAAACTATTTTTAACTTTCTCTGAAAATCATTCTCTTATATCTGAAAAAGAGATAAAATCTGAAATGTTAAAAAAATATATAGAAATTGTCCAAGGTGATATGAAAGTTCCTGTTGATAAAAGCAGCAACCTTTCAACCTCTTACCAACCCTCTCCTCAAAGTATAAGTGTCTATGATAGGGGGAGCCATGTAAATCTTTTGGTAAATGTAAAAGAGGCATTTATGTGGGTACCTATACTTCCTGAAAATATACTAAAAAGAAATAAGTTAGTTCAAAGAGAGTGTGCTGATTTAAAAATTATAACAAAAGATATCCTTGTATACTCTTTAGAGAGAGAACAAAGCATCTATATTAAAAATTTTATCTCCTCTTTAAAGGAATCTATAAAAA
It includes:
- a CDS encoding LysR family transcriptional regulator, which gives rise to MNIQYLKYVVEVDKTGSINKAAKNLYMGQPNLSAAIKELEKELGISIFYRSKKGVFATKEGEKFLFHAKKIISQVNELKSLYKPNTNNLPIHFSIAACRATYITIAISNFINNLKNKKGMTVNFNETNSLNVINEVANGNAEIGIIRYQNIHENYFVSLLKSKNLIFEPLWESKLFLTFSENHSLISEKEIKSEMLKKYIEIVQGDMKVPVDKSSNLSTSYQPSPQSISVYDRGSHVNLLVNVKEAFMWVPILPENILKRNKLVQRECADLKIITKDILVYSLEREQSIYIKNFISSLKESIKNISVIDDGFLI